Proteins co-encoded in one Streptomyces roseochromogenus subsp. oscitans DS 12.976 genomic window:
- a CDS encoding SDR family oxidoreductase codes for MGVLTGKTALVTGASRGIGRGVAERLGRDGPRIAVHYGSDKTAAKETVAAIEAAGGSAFAIGVRLGMPGDADRLWEEFDRHADGLDILVHNAGIGTSRPFAEIGEEEFDRLFAVNVKAPFFLTRLGAERLRDGGRVVNISSGLARAAAMPQLIAYAMTKAALDVFTRDLSKELGPRGITVNSVAPGIVDTDVNAAWLRASEEAWQEAAALAALGRVGTPADIADVVAFLVSEDGRWVTGHWLDATGGSLT; via the coding sequence ATGGGCGTGCTCACGGGAAAGACGGCGCTGGTCACGGGGGCGAGCCGGGGTATCGGGCGAGGTGTCGCCGAGCGGCTCGGGCGGGACGGACCGCGGATCGCGGTGCACTACGGCAGCGACAAGACGGCCGCGAAGGAGACGGTGGCGGCGATCGAGGCGGCCGGCGGCTCGGCGTTCGCGATCGGGGTGCGACTGGGCATGCCGGGTGACGCCGATCGGCTGTGGGAGGAGTTCGACCGGCACGCGGACGGGCTGGACATCCTCGTGCACAACGCGGGCATCGGCACGTCGCGGCCGTTCGCCGAGATCGGCGAGGAGGAGTTCGACCGGCTCTTCGCGGTGAATGTGAAGGCGCCCTTCTTCCTCACCCGGCTCGGGGCGGAGCGGCTGCGCGACGGCGGGCGGGTGGTGAACATATCGTCGGGGCTTGCGCGGGCCGCCGCGATGCCCCAGCTGATCGCGTACGCGATGACGAAGGCCGCGCTCGACGTCTTCACCCGGGACCTGTCCAAGGAGCTCGGCCCCCGCGGGATCACGGTCAACTCGGTGGCACCCGGCATCGTGGACACCGACGTCAACGCCGCATGGCTGCGCGCGAGCGAGGAGGCGTGGCAGGAGGCGGCGGCGCTCGCGGCGCTGGGCCGGGTGGGCACACCGGCGGACATCGCCGACGTGGTGGCCTTCCTGGTCTCGGAGGACGGGCGCTGGGTGACGGGCCATTGGCTGGACGCGACGGGAGGCTCCCTCACCTGA
- a CDS encoding ribonucleoside-diphosphate reductase subunit alpha yields MTIAPADPASVGEVSEPETDGPGTALLRTLTELTADLPDADPGRVAAAALRGRSARAGEAELRELATEAAAGLISEDPAYSRLAARLLTLSIRAEAASQGVTSFTESVAVGHREGLIADRTAEFARLHAERLDALVDRAADDRFGYFGLRTLHSRYLLRHPLTRKVIETPQHFMLRVAAGLAEDDTVRSVDEVAALYRLMSRLDYLPSSPTLFNSGTRHPQMSSCYLLDSPLDELDSIYDRYHQVARLSKHAGGIGLSYSRIRSRGSLIRGTNGHSNGIVPFLKTLDASVAAVNQGGRRKGAAAVYLETWHSDIEEFLELRDNTGEDARRTHNLNLAHWIPDEFMRRVNADAQWSLFSPADVPELVDLWGEEFDAAYRKAEEKGLAKKTIPARELYGRMMRTLAQTGNGWMTFKDAANRTANQTALPGHVVHSSNLCTEILEVTDDGETAVCNLGSVNLGAFVDLSTGDLDWQRLDETVRTAVTFLDRVVDINFYPTEQAGRSNAKWRPVGLGAMGLQDVFFKLRLPFDSPEARALSTRIAERIMLAAYEASTDLAERSGPLPAWEKTRTAQGVLHPDHYGVELTWPERWEALRRRIAETGLRNSLLLAIAPTATIASIAGVYECIEPQVSNLFKRETLSGEFLQVNSYLVQDLKNLGVWDARTREALRDSSGSVQDFVWIPEDVRALYRTAWEIPQRGLIDMAAARTPFLDQAQSLNLFLETPTIGKLSSMYAYAWKSGLKTTYYLRSRPATRIARAAQAQAQTPVPIPVQQVADPDAIACSLENPESCEACQ; encoded by the coding sequence GTGACCATCGCGCCAGCAGATCCGGCTTCAGTCGGCGAAGTCAGCGAGCCGGAGACGGACGGTCCCGGTACCGCGCTGCTGCGGACCCTGACCGAGCTGACCGCCGACCTCCCCGACGCCGACCCCGGCCGGGTCGCCGCCGCCGCGCTGCGCGGCCGGTCCGCCCGCGCCGGCGAAGCGGAGTTGCGCGAACTGGCCACCGAGGCCGCCGCCGGGCTCATCTCCGAGGACCCCGCCTACTCCAGGCTGGCCGCCCGGCTGCTGACCCTCTCCATCCGCGCCGAGGCCGCCTCGCAGGGCGTGACGTCCTTCACCGAGTCCGTCGCCGTCGGCCACCGCGAGGGCCTGATCGCCGACCGCACCGCGGAGTTCGCGCGGCTGCATGCCGAACGCCTCGACGCCCTGGTCGACCGGGCGGCCGACGACCGCTTCGGCTACTTCGGTCTGCGCACCCTGCACAGCCGCTATCTCCTGCGGCACCCCCTCACCCGCAAGGTCATCGAGACGCCCCAGCACTTCATGCTCCGGGTCGCCGCCGGTCTCGCCGAGGACGACACCGTCCGCTCCGTCGACGAAGTCGCCGCGCTCTACCGGCTCATGAGCCGCCTCGACTACCTCCCGTCCTCCCCCACGCTCTTCAACTCCGGCACGCGGCACCCGCAGATGTCGTCCTGCTATCTCCTCGACTCCCCGCTGGACGAGCTGGACTCCATCTACGACCGCTACCACCAGGTGGCCCGGCTCTCGAAACACGCCGGCGGCATCGGTCTGTCGTACTCCCGGATCCGCAGCCGCGGTTCGCTGATCCGCGGCACCAACGGGCACTCCAACGGCATCGTCCCCTTCCTGAAGACCCTGGACGCCTCGGTGGCCGCGGTGAACCAGGGCGGCCGGCGCAAGGGCGCCGCGGCCGTCTACCTGGAGACCTGGCACTCGGACATCGAAGAGTTCCTGGAGCTGCGGGACAACACCGGTGAGGACGCGCGCCGTACGCACAACCTGAACCTCGCGCACTGGATCCCGGACGAGTTCATGCGCCGGGTCAACGCCGACGCGCAGTGGTCCCTCTTCTCCCCCGCCGACGTGCCGGAGCTGGTGGACCTGTGGGGCGAGGAGTTCGACGCCGCCTACCGCAAGGCGGAAGAAAAAGGCCTCGCGAAGAAGACGATCCCGGCCCGTGAGCTGTACGGCCGGATGATGCGCACCCTCGCGCAGACCGGCAACGGCTGGATGACCTTCAAGGACGCCGCCAACCGCACCGCCAACCAGACGGCCCTGCCGGGTCACGTCGTCCACTCCTCCAACCTCTGCACGGAGATCCTGGAGGTCACGGACGACGGCGAGACGGCGGTCTGCAACCTGGGGTCCGTCAATCTGGGCGCCTTTGTCGATCTGTCGACCGGCGACCTCGACTGGCAGCGGCTGGACGAGACGGTCCGTACGGCCGTCACCTTCCTCGACCGCGTCGTCGACATCAACTTCTATCCGACCGAGCAGGCGGGTCGGTCGAACGCCAAGTGGCGTCCCGTCGGTCTCGGCGCGATGGGGCTGCAGGACGTCTTCTTCAAGCTGCGCCTGCCCTTCGACTCACCGGAGGCCAGGGCCCTGTCCACGCGGATCGCCGAGCGGATCATGCTCGCCGCGTACGAGGCCTCCACCGACCTCGCCGAGCGCAGTGGCCCGCTGCCGGCCTGGGAGAAGACCCGTACGGCCCAGGGGGTGCTGCACCCCGACCACTACGGCGTCGAGCTGACCTGGCCCGAGCGCTGGGAGGCGCTGCGCCGGCGTATCGCCGAAACAGGGTTGCGCAACTCGCTGCTGCTCGCCATCGCCCCGACGGCGACCATCGCCTCCATCGCGGGCGTGTACGAGTGCATCGAGCCTCAGGTGTCGAACCTGTTCAAGCGCGAGACGCTGTCCGGTGAGTTCCTCCAGGTCAACTCCTACCTGGTGCAGGACCTGAAGAACCTCGGCGTGTGGGACGCGCGCACCCGCGAGGCGCTGCGCGACTCGAGCGGCTCGGTGCAGGACTTCGTCTGGATCCCCGAGGACGTGCGCGCGCTGTACCGCACGGCCTGGGAGATCCCGCAGCGAGGCCTGATCGACATGGCCGCGGCCCGCACCCCTTTCCTGGACCAGGCGCAGTCCTTGAACCTGTTCCTGGAGACGCCGACCATCGGCAAGCTCTCCTCGATGTACGCGTACGCCTGGAAGTCGGGCCTGAAGACGACGTACTACCTGCGCTCGCGTCCGGCGACCCGGATCGCCCGCGCCGCCCAGGCGCAGGCGCAGACCCCCGTCCCCATCCCCGTCCAGCAGGTCGCCGACCCCGACGCGATCGCCTGCTCCCTGGAAAACCCCGAGTCCTGCGAGGCCTGCCAGTAA
- the mctP gene encoding monocarboxylate uptake permease MctP: MKNGVNGVALGVFIFFFLAVTVMGFLAARWRRAENEHSLDEWGLGGRSFGTWITWFLLGGDLYTAYTFVAVPAAIYAAGASGFFAVPYTILVYPLIFTFLPRLWSVSHKHGYVTTSDFVRGRFGSKGLSLAVALTGILATMPYIALQLVGIQAVLDVMGVGGDSSSNWFVRDLPLLIAFGVLAAYTYSSGLRAPALIAFVKDTLIYIVITVAIIYIPIKLGGFDDIFAKAGHAFSQVNPATGKPRGALAPPEAGQWTYATLALGSALALFMYPHSITATLSSKSREVIRRNTTILPLYSLMLGLLALLGFMAIAAGVKVTNGQLAIPQLFEDMFPDWFAGVAFAAIGIGALVPAAIMSIAAANLFTRNIYKDFIKPDATPKQEAQVSKIVSLLVKVGALVFVLTMDKTVAINFQLLGGIWILQTFPALVGGLFTRWFHRWALLAGWAVGMAYGTVAAYGVASPTQKHFGGSAKQIPGIGEIGYIGLTAFVLNVAVAVVLTIVLKAVKAPEGVDETEPEDYTADAGEPGVQTELTPTATP; the protein is encoded by the coding sequence GTGAAGAACGGCGTCAACGGCGTCGCGCTCGGCGTCTTCATCTTCTTCTTCCTGGCCGTCACGGTCATGGGCTTCCTCGCCGCGCGCTGGCGCAGGGCCGAGAACGAGCACTCCCTGGACGAATGGGGCCTGGGAGGACGGTCGTTCGGCACCTGGATCACCTGGTTCCTGCTCGGCGGCGACCTGTACACGGCGTACACCTTCGTCGCCGTACCGGCGGCGATCTACGCGGCGGGCGCGTCCGGCTTCTTCGCGGTGCCGTACACGATCCTGGTCTACCCGCTGATCTTCACCTTCCTGCCGCGCCTGTGGTCGGTGTCCCACAAGCACGGCTATGTGACGACCTCGGACTTCGTGCGCGGCCGCTTCGGCTCCAAGGGCCTGTCGCTGGCGGTCGCACTGACCGGCATCCTGGCGACGATGCCGTACATCGCGCTCCAGCTCGTCGGCATCCAGGCGGTGCTGGACGTGATGGGCGTCGGCGGGGACAGCAGCAGCAACTGGTTCGTACGCGACCTGCCCCTGCTCATCGCCTTCGGCGTGCTGGCGGCGTACACCTACTCCTCCGGACTGCGCGCCCCCGCGCTGATCGCGTTCGTCAAGGACACGCTGATCTACATCGTCATCACGGTGGCGATCATCTACATCCCGATCAAGCTGGGCGGCTTCGACGACATCTTCGCCAAGGCCGGCCATGCGTTCAGCCAGGTCAACCCGGCGACGGGCAAGCCACGCGGCGCGCTCGCGCCCCCGGAGGCGGGCCAGTGGACCTACGCCACCCTGGCCCTCGGCTCGGCCCTGGCCCTGTTCATGTACCCGCACTCGATCACCGCGACCCTCTCCTCCAAGAGCCGTGAGGTGATCCGCCGCAACACCACCATCCTGCCGCTGTACTCCCTGATGCTCGGCCTGCTGGCCCTGCTGGGCTTCATGGCGATCGCGGCCGGGGTCAAGGTCACCAACGGCCAGCTGGCGATCCCGCAGCTGTTCGAGGACATGTTCCCGGACTGGTTCGCGGGCGTGGCGTTCGCGGCGATCGGCATCGGCGCGCTGGTACCGGCGGCGATCATGTCCATCGCGGCGGCGAACCTCTTCACCCGCAACATCTACAAGGACTTCATCAAACCGGACGCCACACCGAAGCAGGAGGCCCAGGTCTCCAAGATCGTCTCGCTGCTGGTGAAGGTCGGCGCGCTGGTCTTCGTCCTCACCATGGACAAGACCGTCGCCATCAACTTCCAGCTGCTGGGCGGTATCTGGATCCTGCAGACCTTCCCGGCCCTGGTCGGCGGCCTGTTCACCCGCTGGTTCCACCGCTGGGCCCTGCTCGCCGGCTGGGCGGTCGGCATGGCCTACGGAACGGTCGCCGCGTACGGCGTCGCCTCCCCGACCCAGAAGCACTTCGGCGGTTCGGCGAAGCAGATCCCCGGCATCGGCGAGATCGGCTACATCGGCCTCACGGCCTTCGTCCTCAACGTCGCCGTGGCCGTGGTCCTCACCATCGTCCTCAAGGCCGTGAAGGCCCCTGAGGGCGTCGACGAGACCGAGCCGGAGGACTACACGGCGGACGCGGGAGAACCCGGCGTGCAGACGGAACTGACGCCCACCGCAACCCCATAA
- a CDS encoding ribonucleotide-diphosphate reductase subunit beta: MTTPTTTRNTNLLDPGFELTLRPMRYPDFYERYRDAIKNTWTVEEVDLHSDVADLAKLTPEEQHLIGRLVAFFATGDSIVANNLVLTLYKHINSPEARLYLSRQLFEEAVHVQFYLTLLDTYLPHPEDRAAAFAAVENIPSIREKAEFCFKWIDSVEQIDRLETKADRRRFLLNLICFAACIEGLFFYGAFAYVYWFRSRGLLHGLATGTNWVFRDETMHMSFAFDVVDTVRKEEPDLFDDELRQQVIDMLKEAVEAELQFARDLCGDGLPGMNTESMRQYLECVADQRLTRLGFAPVYGSENPFSFMELQGVQELTNFFERRPSAYQVAVEGTVDLDEDF; this comes from the coding sequence ATGACCACCCCGACCACCACCCGTAACACCAACCTGCTGGACCCGGGCTTCGAACTGACTCTCCGCCCGATGCGCTACCCGGACTTCTACGAGCGCTACCGGGACGCGATCAAGAACACCTGGACCGTGGAGGAGGTCGACCTCCACTCGGACGTCGCCGACCTCGCGAAGCTGACGCCGGAGGAGCAGCACCTCATCGGCCGGCTGGTGGCCTTCTTCGCGACCGGCGACTCGATCGTCGCGAACAACCTGGTCCTGACGCTGTACAAGCACATCAACTCCCCTGAGGCGCGGCTGTACCTCAGCCGTCAGCTCTTCGAGGAGGCCGTGCACGTCCAGTTCTATCTGACGCTGCTGGACACCTATCTGCCCCATCCGGAGGACCGGGCGGCGGCCTTCGCAGCCGTCGAGAACATCCCCTCGATCCGCGAGAAGGCCGAGTTCTGCTTCAAGTGGATCGACTCGGTGGAGCAGATCGACCGGCTGGAGACGAAGGCCGACCGCCGTCGCTTCCTGCTCAACCTGATCTGCTTCGCCGCGTGCATCGAGGGCCTGTTCTTCTACGGCGCGTTCGCGTACGTCTACTGGTTCCGCAGCCGGGGTCTGCTGCACGGCCTCGCCACCGGCACCAACTGGGTGTTCCGTGACGAGACGATGCACATGTCCTTCGCCTTCGACGTGGTCGACACCGTCCGCAAGGAGGAGCCGGACCTCTTCGACGACGAGCTCCGGCAGCAGGTCATCGACATGCTGAAGGAGGCCGTCGAGGCCGAGCTGCAGTTCGCCCGCGACCTGTGCGGCGACGGCCTGCCGGGCATGAACACCGAGTCGATGCGGCAGTACCTGGAGTGCGTGGCCGACCAGCGGCTCACGCGCCTGGGCTTCGCCCCGGTGTACGGCTCGGAGAACCCGTTCTCCTTCATGGAGCTGCAGGGCGTTCAGGAGCTGACGAACTTCTTCGAGCGCCGCCCGTCGGCGTACCAGGTCGCGGTCGAGGGCACGGTCGACCTGGACGAGGACTTCTGA
- a CDS encoding GNAT family N-acetyltransferase yields MDIQIRPADPADYDALGDITAQAYLQDGLLDFGESDTYLGELRDVAKRAAAAEVLVAVRDGVLGGVTFVPFPGPMTDIARPGEAEIRMLAVAGAARGQGAGEALVQACLDRARATEGCRAVVLSTQRTMRAAHRIYERLGFVRTPERDWNPLPEQLDITLLTYQLTL; encoded by the coding sequence ATGGACATCCAGATCCGCCCCGCAGACCCCGCCGATTACGACGCACTCGGCGACATCACAGCCCAGGCCTACCTCCAGGACGGCCTCCTGGACTTCGGCGAGAGCGACACATACCTCGGTGAACTCCGGGACGTGGCCAAAAGAGCCGCCGCCGCAGAGGTCCTGGTGGCCGTACGCGACGGAGTGCTCGGCGGCGTCACCTTCGTCCCCTTCCCCGGCCCCATGACCGACATCGCGCGCCCTGGAGAGGCGGAGATCCGTATGCTGGCCGTGGCCGGCGCCGCCCGTGGTCAGGGAGCCGGCGAGGCCCTCGTACAGGCGTGCCTCGACCGCGCACGGGCCACCGAGGGCTGTCGGGCCGTCGTTCTGTCGACCCAGCGCACCATGCGCGCCGCCCACCGGATCTACGAACGCCTCGGCTTCGTTCGCACACCCGAGCGGGACTGGAATCCGCTGCCCGAGCAGCTCGACATCACTCTGCTCACCTATCAGTTGACGCTCTGA
- a CDS encoding GntR family transcriptional regulator, which yields MSTDVSSAENEAGTTVRTARVPKYYRLKKHLLDMTETQAPGTPVPPERTLAAEFDTSRTTVRQALQELVVEGRLERIQGKGTFVAKPKVSQALQLTSYTEDMRAQGLEPTSQLLDIGYITADDRLAGLLDISAGGRVLRIERLRMANGEPMAIETTHLSAKRFPALRRSLVKYTSLYTALAEVYDVHLAEAEETIETSLATPREAGLLGTDVGLPMLMLSRHSLDREGKPVEWVRSVYRGDRYKFVARLKRPAE from the coding sequence ATGAGCACCGACGTCAGCAGTGCGGAGAACGAGGCTGGGACGACCGTCCGTACGGCGCGCGTGCCCAAGTACTACCGCCTGAAGAAGCACCTGCTCGACATGACGGAGACGCAGGCTCCGGGCACGCCGGTGCCGCCCGAGCGCACGCTGGCCGCCGAGTTCGACACCTCCCGCACCACCGTCCGCCAGGCCCTGCAGGAACTGGTCGTGGAGGGCCGGCTCGAGCGCATTCAGGGCAAGGGCACGTTCGTCGCCAAGCCCAAGGTCTCCCAGGCGCTCCAGCTCACCTCCTACACCGAGGACATGCGCGCCCAGGGTCTGGAGCCGACCTCGCAGCTGCTGGACATCGGCTACATCACGGCCGACGACCGGCTCGCCGGGCTGCTCGACATCAGCGCCGGCGGACGCGTGCTGCGCATCGAGCGGCTGCGCATGGCCAACGGTGAGCCGATGGCCATCGAGACCACGCATCTGAGCGCCAAGCGCTTCCCGGCCCTGCGCCGCTCCCTGGTGAAGTACACATCCCTCTACACCGCCCTCGCCGAGGTCTACGACGTCCACCTCGCCGAGGCCGAGGAGACCATCGAGACCTCGCTGGCCACCCCGCGCGAGGCGGGCCTGCTCGGTACCGACGTGGGCCTGCCGATGCTGATGCTCTCCCGTCACTCCCTGGACCGCGAGGGCAAGCCGGTGGAGTGGGTGCGGTCCGTGTACCGGGGGGACCGCTACAAGTTCGTGGCACGCCTCAAGCGGCCGGCGGAGTAG
- a CDS encoding TetR/AcrR family transcriptional regulator, with product MHSMVGQAQREEQVRTVKGRGRPRSFDRATALEKALVAFWEHGYEATSVSDLTRIMGIGAPSLYAAFGDKRTLFEEVVRVYSDTHGAFGDRAIAEEPTARAAVERMLREAAAEYTDPAHPYGCLVAHAATNCTSPEVEQLLRERRNANLAALASRIRADIAAGLLPAGADADALARHAGAMIQGMSQQARDGASRGELEALAEIAMAIWPRD from the coding sequence ATGCACTCCATGGTGGGACAAGCGCAGAGGGAAGAGCAGGTCAGGACGGTGAAGGGCCGCGGCCGGCCACGCTCCTTCGACCGGGCCACCGCCCTGGAGAAGGCACTCGTGGCCTTCTGGGAGCACGGCTACGAGGCCACCTCGGTCTCCGACCTCACCCGGATCATGGGCATCGGGGCCCCGAGTCTCTACGCGGCCTTCGGTGACAAGCGGACCCTGTTCGAGGAGGTCGTCCGGGTCTACAGCGACACCCACGGCGCCTTCGGCGACCGTGCCATCGCCGAGGAGCCCACCGCCCGGGCCGCCGTCGAACGCATGCTGCGCGAGGCAGCCGCCGAGTACACCGACCCCGCGCACCCGTACGGCTGCCTGGTCGCGCACGCCGCCACCAACTGCACCAGCCCCGAGGTGGAGCAGCTGCTCCGTGAGCGGCGCAACGCGAACCTCGCCGCCCTCGCGTCCCGGATCCGGGCGGACATCGCGGCCGGGCTGCTCCCCGCCGGCGCCGACGCCGATGCCCTCGCCCGGCACGCCGGCGCCATGATCCAGGGCATGTCCCAGCAGGCGCGCGACGGAGCGAGCAGGGGGGAACTGGAGGCACTCGCGGAAATTGCCATGGCCATCTGGCCCCGCGACTGA
- the nagB gene encoding glucosamine-6-phosphate deaminase: MEVVIVPDAAAGGELIAEAMAQLLRRKPDAVLGVATGSTPLPIYQALTAKVRSGAVDTSRARVAQLDEYVGLPADHPESYRSVLRREVLEPLGIGMDSFLGPDGTAEDIQAACEAYDRALAEAGGVDLQLLGIGTDGHIGFNEPCSSLASRTRIKTLTEQTRVDNARFFDGDIDQVPHHVITQGIGTILEARHLVLLATGEGKADAVAATVEGPVAAVCPASALQLHRHATVVADEAAASKLKLADYFRHTYANKPEWQGI; encoded by the coding sequence GTGGAAGTTGTCATCGTTCCGGACGCCGCGGCGGGCGGCGAGCTGATCGCCGAGGCCATGGCCCAGCTGCTGCGACGCAAGCCCGACGCCGTGCTCGGCGTGGCCACCGGCTCGACCCCGCTGCCCATCTACCAGGCGCTGACCGCGAAGGTGCGCTCCGGCGCCGTCGACACCTCGCGGGCCCGCGTAGCCCAGCTCGACGAGTATGTGGGACTGCCCGCCGACCACCCCGAGTCCTACCGCTCGGTGCTGCGCCGCGAGGTGCTGGAGCCGCTCGGCATCGGCATGGACTCCTTCCTCGGCCCCGACGGCACCGCCGAGGACATCCAGGCGGCGTGCGAGGCGTACGACCGTGCGCTCGCCGAGGCCGGCGGGGTGGACCTCCAGCTGCTCGGCATCGGCACGGACGGACACATCGGCTTCAACGAACCCTGCTCGTCCCTCGCCTCGCGCACCCGGATCAAGACGCTGACCGAGCAGACCCGCGTCGACAACGCCCGCTTCTTCGACGGTGACATCGACCAGGTGCCGCACCACGTCATCACCCAGGGCATCGGCACCATCCTGGAGGCTCGGCACCTGGTGCTGCTGGCGACGGGCGAGGGCAAGGCGGACGCGGTCGCCGCGACCGTCGAGGGGCCGGTCGCAGCCGTCTGCCCGGCCTCCGCACTCCAGCTGCACCGCCACGCCACGGTGGTCGCCGACGAGGCAGCCGCGTCCAAACTGAAGCTGGCGGACTACTTCAGGCACACCTACGCCAACAAGCCGGAGTGGCAAGGGATCTAG
- a CDS encoding DUF3311 domain-containing protein produces the protein MSETPEVRPPVVTPVRVIIALCLVAPFVAMLWVGSYAETDPAFIGIPFFYWYQMLWVLVSTALTMTAYKLWQRDQRARAAQKGGAAQ, from the coding sequence ATGTCCGAAACACCTGAAGTGAGACCACCGGTCGTCACACCGGTCCGGGTGATCATCGCCCTGTGTCTGGTCGCGCCCTTCGTAGCGATGCTCTGGGTCGGTTCCTACGCCGAGACGGACCCCGCGTTCATCGGGATCCCGTTCTTCTACTGGTACCAGATGCTCTGGGTGCTGGTCTCCACCGCGCTCACCATGACCGCGTACAAGCTGTGGCAGCGCGACCAGCGCGCCCGGGCGGCCCAGAAGGGCGGTGCGGCGCAGTGA
- a CDS encoding cytochrome P450 has protein sequence MTVESAQPLTPETSELREPPLAGGAVPGLGHGLKLVRDPLAFMSRLREHGDVVRLKLGPKTVYAVTTPALTGALALSPDFKIDGPLWESLEGLLGKEGVATANGPRHRRQRRTIQPAFRLDAIPDYGPIMQEEAHALTERWRPGETIDCTSESFRVAVRIAARCLLRGDYMDERAERLSVDLASVFRGMYRRMVVPLGPLYRLPFPANREFNRALADLHLLVDEIVAERRASGQKPDDLLTALLEAKDDNGDPIGEQEIHDQVVAILTPGSETVASTIMWLLQVLAEHPEHAEKVRTEVESVTGGRPVGFEHVRTLTHTNNVVVEAMRLRPAVWILTRRAVTDTELGGYRIPAGADIVYSPYAIQRDAHSYDRHLDFDPDRWLPERAKDVPKYAMSPFSVGNRKCPSDHFSMTQLSLITAAISAKYRFEQVSGSNDTTRVGITLRPHDLRLRAMPW, from the coding sequence ATGACCGTCGAGTCTGCGCAGCCCCTGACCCCCGAGACCTCCGAACTGCGCGAACCGCCCCTGGCCGGCGGGGCCGTGCCGGGCCTCGGGCACGGCCTGAAACTGGTCCGTGATCCGCTCGCCTTCATGTCCCGGCTCCGCGAGCACGGCGACGTCGTACGCCTCAAGCTCGGCCCCAAGACGGTGTACGCCGTCACCACCCCGGCGCTCACCGGCGCGCTCGCGCTCAGCCCCGACTTCAAGATCGACGGACCCCTGTGGGAGTCCCTGGAAGGGCTGCTCGGCAAGGAGGGCGTGGCCACCGCCAACGGGCCCCGGCACCGCCGCCAGCGCCGCACCATCCAGCCCGCGTTCCGGCTGGACGCCATCCCCGACTACGGACCGATCATGCAGGAGGAGGCGCATGCGCTGACCGAGCGCTGGCGGCCCGGCGAGACCATCGACTGCACCTCCGAGTCCTTCCGGGTCGCCGTCCGCATCGCCGCCCGCTGCCTGCTGCGCGGCGACTACATGGACGAGCGCGCCGAGCGGCTCAGCGTCGACCTCGCCTCCGTCTTCCGCGGCATGTACCGGCGCATGGTCGTCCCGCTCGGGCCGCTGTACCGGCTGCCGTTCCCGGCCAACCGCGAATTCAACCGGGCGCTGGCCGATTTGCATCTGCTGGTCGACGAGATCGTCGCCGAGCGGAGGGCATCTGGTCAAAAGCCGGACGATTTGCTGACGGCATTGCTGGAGGCGAAGGACGACAATGGCGACCCCATCGGCGAACAGGAGATCCACGACCAGGTCGTCGCGATACTCACCCCCGGCAGCGAAACAGTCGCCTCCACGATCATGTGGCTGCTGCAGGTGCTCGCGGAACACCCGGAACACGCCGAGAAGGTACGGACCGAGGTCGAATCCGTGACCGGCGGCCGACCGGTCGGATTCGAGCACGTCCGCACACTCACGCACACCAACAATGTCGTCGTCGAGGCCATGCGGCTCAGGCCCGCCGTATGGATATTGACGCGGCGCGCGGTGACGGACACCGAACTCGGCGGGTATCGCATTCCGGCCGGGGCGGACATCGTCTACAGCCCGTACGCGATCCAGCGCGACGCCCACTCGTACGACCGCCACCTCGACTTCGACCCCGACCGATGGCTGCCGGAGCGGGCCAAGGACGTACCGAAGTACGCCATGAGCCCCTTCAGCGTCGGCAACCGCAAGTGCCCCAGCGACCACTTCTCGATGACCCAGCTGAGCCTGATCACCGCGGCGATCTCGGCGAAGTACCGCTTCGAGCAGGTCAGCGGGTCGAACGACACGACCCGGGTGGGCATCACCCTGCGCCCGCACGATCTGCGACTGCGGGCGATGCCCTGGTAG